ACTTCTGGGATGCCCCCGCAGCCATGCGGGCCTTGTCGGAAGCTCTCCGCGCCAGCATTGGATCTGGTGAACTCCACCTCATACCCTCTCAGCCCGATGAGCGAGAGGAGGAACCCGGCGCCACTGCCAGAGAAGGACGCCTTCTGACTCGCCTGGCGCTCTACCGGGAGCGGGATCCCAGACTCCGTCGGCGAAAGCTCGAACAAATCAGGCGCCTGAGAGCCGCGTTCCGCTGCGAAGTATGTGAGTTCGACTTCGCCCAGGCCTTCGGCGCCCTGGGCGCTGGTTACATCGAGGTGCACCACGTGACGCCTCTCCATATTGCCGGGCCCTCCGAAACTCATCTGCACGACCTCGCCCTGCTCTGTGCCAACTGCCACCGCATGTGCCACAGAAGCTTCAACGGGGAATCCTGGCGTACCCCAGCGGCACTGCGAGCCCTCATCGCGACTGCGGGGCAGAATCCTCACGCGGCACCGGTCTCCGCTTCGTAGCGCATCTGTGCCTTGTCCAGGGCTTCGTCGAGGTCCGCCCCTTGCGCCGCAAGCCAGTGAAGAAGGTCCGTGATCACATCCGATGCAAGGCTGTGAAGTACCACTCCCGCCGACCGGGACACGGCTGGCTCCGCCCGCGCTCCTTCTCCGTAGGTGTCCAACAGCGCGGCCGCGCGCAGGACTTGGCGTGGCACGCAGTTCGCAGGGAGAGCCAGTTCGCACCAGACTGACTTGCCGCCCTGGGTGAGCCTTGCGCCCCACCGGTCGCACAGCGCCGAGATCAGGTGCAGCCCCCGGCCCGCTTCTTCCCGCTGGTCTCCGGCGTCCCCTGTCCGGACAGGAAGAGCGCTGGCCGTGTCATGCACTTCAACACGGAGCTGATGTCCGTGCAGTTCGAGTACCACGGCGGCAGAAGCACCCTCGCCGACGTGCCGCACGACATTGGTCGCGAGCTCGGTGACGACAACTTCCGCCTCAGCCACGACGACGGTTGCTCCCCAGTCGCCGAGCACAGTTCGCACTGCCCTCCGCAGGGCAGCCATCTGGACGGGCAGAGCCGCGAACGGGAGGACGCAACGCAGTGGTCGGTGCACGTCGGTTTGCAACCGCATGA
This is a stretch of genomic DNA from Streptomyces sp. NA04227. It encodes these proteins:
- a CDS encoding HNH endonuclease, translated to MRALSEALRASIGSGELHLIPSQPDEREEEPGATAREGRLLTRLALYRERDPRLRRRKLEQIRRLRAAFRCEVCEFDFAQAFGALGAGYIEVHHVTPLHIAGPSETHLHDLALLCANCHRMCHRSFNGESWRTPAALRALIATAGQNPHAAPVSAS
- a CDS encoding ATP-binding protein, yielding MRLQTDVHRPLRCVLPFAALPVQMAALRRAVRTVLGDWGATVVVAEAEVVVTELATNVVRHVGEGASAAVVLELHGHQLRVEVHDTASALPVRTGDAGDQREEAGRGLHLISALCDRWGARLTQGGKSVWCELALPANCVPRQVLRAAALLDTYGEGARAEPAVSRSAGVVLHSLASDVITDLLHWLAAQGADLDEALDKAQMRYEAETGAA